The following are encoded in a window of Mycobacterium vicinigordonae genomic DNA:
- a CDS encoding methylated-DNA--[protein]-cysteine S-methyltransferase, which produces MILYRTIESPIGPLTLAGQEGVLTNLRMVDQTYEPSRAGWSRDDSAFADAAEQLDAYFAGELCDFDIEMEMRGTGFQQRVWKALLTIPYGETRSYGEIAAQIGARGAARAVGLANGHNPIAIIVPCHRVIGASGKLTGYGGGLDRKQTLLELEKRRSALTLFD; this is translated from the coding sequence ACCATCGAAAGCCCTATTGGTCCGCTGACCCTAGCCGGCCAGGAGGGGGTTCTGACGAATCTGCGGATGGTCGATCAGACCTACGAACCGAGCCGGGCCGGGTGGAGTCGAGATGACAGCGCGTTCGCCGACGCGGCCGAACAGCTCGACGCCTACTTCGCCGGCGAGCTCTGTGACTTCGATATCGAAATGGAAATGCGTGGCACGGGATTTCAACAGCGCGTGTGGAAGGCGCTACTGACCATTCCCTATGGCGAGACGCGTTCCTACGGAGAGATCGCAGCCCAGATCGGGGCCCGGGGTGCGGCGCGCGCGGTGGGATTGGCCAACGGACACAATCCCATCGCTATCATCGTCCCGTGCCATCGCGTTATCGGCGCCAGCGGGAAGTTGACCGGCTACGGTGGGGGCCTCGACCGCAAGCAGACGCTGCTCGAGTTGGAGAAGCGGCGATCCGCACTGACGCTCTTCGATTGA